Genomic window (Bacteroidota bacterium):
CTTTACCTTTCATAAATATTAAAGTATTTGCAGTTCCTAAATCAATTGCAAGATCGGCAGAGAAAAACGAAAATATTCCCATTGTTATATTTCTTTAAAATTTTTAGTTAGTGTTAATTAATGTTTAAAATGACGAATGCCGGTGAATACCATTGTCATATTTTTATCATTAGCGATCTTAATCACTTCGGCATCGCGTATTGAACCACCGGGTTGAATCACCGCTGTAACGCCGGCTTTGAATGCTTCCTTGACGGCGTCCGGAAAAGGGAAAAAGCCATCCGATGCCATTGCAGTTCCTTTAGTTTCTAATTTTGCTTTTTTAGATTTTAGTATAGCAAATTTTGTGGAATCGACACGCGACATCTGTCCGGCGCCAACACCGATTGTCCTGTCCGTAGTCGAAAGAACGATGGCATTCGATTTTAAATGTTTAACCACGCGCCAGCCATAAAGCATTGCATCAAATTCCGCATTAGTCGGTTGACGGTTTGTAACGACTTTGAATCGATCTTTGTTCAGTTTTTCTCTATCGAATTCCTGAACCAATAAACCGCCTGCAATTTTTTTGATATTCAATTCTTCATCAATCGATTTGATATACCTTATCAAACGTCTGTCTTTTTTTCTTCGCATAAATTCCAATACTTCAGGATCGAAAGCGGGTGCGATTATTACTTCAGTAAAAAGATCGTTCAATAAATTTGCAGTTTTATAATCGAGAATTCTGTTGAATACAATCACACCGCCAAACGCAGCTTTTGGGTCAGTAGCGAGCGCTTTGTTATAAGCTTCAACAAGCTGACCGTCGGAACCAACACCGCAAGGATTAGTATGCTTAATAATTGCAGCAGTCGGTTCTTCGAACTCATCGACCAATTCCACCGCGGCTTCAATATCTACGATGTTGTTGAATGACAACTCTTTGCCGTGAATTTTTTCGAAGTAGTTATAGAAATCACCGTAGAGAGCTGCTGCTTGGTGTGGATTTTCGCCGTAACGGAGTTCGCTTACTTTTCTTAAAACAATCGAAAGTGTTTCAGGCATTTTCGATTTTTTTTCACCGTGCGCAGCATAATATTTAGCAATCATTGCATCGTAGCGGGCAGTATGTTGAAATACTTCCTGAGCTAATTCGAAACGTGTCGCTAAACTTATGCAGCCATTATATTTCTCCATTTCTTCAAGGATACTATGATACCGAATAGGATTAACAACGGCAGTTTTGAATTTAAAATTTTTTGCAGCGGCACGCAGCATCGTCGGTCCGCCAACATCGATCTGTTCGATAGCTTCGGGAAATGTGATATTCGGTTGCGCCACTGTTTTTTCAAAGGGGTATAAATTTACGACTATCAAATCGATCGGTTCTATGCTCAATTCAGTCAACTCTTTTTGATGCACAGGGTTATCGGCGACTGCCAACAGTGCGGCATGAATTTTAGGATTCAACGTTTTTACTCTGCCATCCAAAATTTCTGGAAAACCTGTAATTTCGGAAACCGATTTAGCCGGAATACCTTCTGCTTGTAAAGTCTTCAACGTCCCGCCTGTCGAAATTATCTCGACCTTCCATTTCAGTAATTTTTTGGCAAAATCGGTAATACCGGTTTTTTCGGATACGCTAATCAGTACCCTCTTTATTTTTACTAAATTATTATTTTCCATTATGGTGAATTTTTATTTTTCCATTTGTAATTTCAACTTTACCTTCGGCAAACAACCTGACTGCTTGAGGTAATATTCTATGTTCAATCTCTAACACTTTGGCAGCGAGCGTTTCTGATGTTTCGTTTTCAACCAAAGCAATTCTTTCCTGTAATACAATTGAACCATTATCATATTTCTCGTCCACGATGTGAACAGTTGCTCCGGAATATTTTTCGCCGCTTGCAATTACTGCATCGTGAACAAACCTGCCATACATCCCTTTACCGCCGAACTGCGGAAGCAATGCAGGATGAATGTTAATAATTCTATTTTGAAACTTCTTGATGATTGAGACATCAAGAAGTTTCATATAACCTGCAAGAACAATAAAATTTACTTCACACTGCAAAAGCACATTCAATATGGTGTTGTCAAATTCGGCACCAGTAGAAAATTGTTTTCGCGAAATGTGATGAGCAGAAATATTTTTGTTTTTTGCAATCTTCAACACGCCGGCATCCGAATTATTGCTTATCAAGCAAACAACCTCAGCATCCTTGATTAAACCGCTTTCAATAGATTCGAGCAACGCTTGAAAATTCGATCCTCTGCCGGATGCCAACACCGCTATTTTAAGTTTGTCTGCCAAATTGACAATTCAATTTTCTGATACAAATTTAACGATAATTTAACGAATAATCAAAAATCTGTTACTGCACTTTCTAAGAATGATATTTCGTTCTTTTTAGTATCTAATTTTACATTAATTCCATACGGAATAGTAATCGAATTCGGGATGTGTCCAAATTTTATATCCATAATAATTGGAATATTTTTAAGAACCGATTTAAATATTTCCTCTAATTTTAATGAAGGTTTATCCTTCTCGGGAAGGCAAGTTGAAAAATCGCCTAATATTACTCCTGAAAGATTATCCAGCAAGTCCGCTAAATTTAGTTGATGCAACATCCTATCGATTCGGTATGGACGTTCGTCTATATCTTCAAAAATTAAAATTGAATTTATAAAAGAGGGTAGATACGATGTCCCTGCTAATGCTGCAATAACAGAAAGATTACCACCAATAATTTTGCCGGCAACTTTTCCGTGCGTTAATACCTTCAGCGTTTGATTTTCAAATAAATTAATAACTCCCATAGGATTTGGAGAAGTTAAACATTTCCAAAAATGTTCTTCAGAATCTGCAGATAATTTTTTCGATAAATCTGTAACTAACATTGGTCCTGCAAAAGTGATCAACCCTGTTTTTTTAAGAATTGCAAGTTGTAACGCTGTAATGTCGCTATAACCGACAAATATTTTGGGATTTCGTTTGATGATGTCATAATCTATCTGCTCAAGAATGCGATGCGAACCATAACCGCCACGAGTACAAAAAATAGCTTTGATTTTTTTATCACTAAAGAAATTATTTATATCACTCGCTCGACCTTTATCAGTTCCAGCCAAGTAACCTAATTTATCATTAATATGTTTTCCAATTACGAGTTTATAACCAAGTTGTTCTAAATATCTTATTCCTCTATTAAGTTTATCATTTGAACTATGAGGACTTGCCGGTGCAACAATACCGATAGTATCCCCCTTTTTGAGAGCTTTAGGTTTTACAATAGTCATAATTATTTTTATTGAAACATAAAAATAATTCAATGCAAAATCAAAGTTTTGCAGTTTCTCCTGCTTTTTACTAAATTGAACTCAATAATTCATTACTTTAAAACTAACTATTGGAGGAACAAATGTTATTTATATTTTTAATCATCGTAGCTATAGTAGCTTTTATTACTTGGAAAAACTCGAGTCGAAAATTTAAAACTGAAGGCAACAAAGTTTATCAAGGTAGCGCGGGAATCGCACAAATAGTAACAGCGGTAGCTTTTATTCTGGCAATTACACAAATATTTACTGTTATCCCAGCAGGTAATGTCGGTGTTGTTGATTTCTTGGGAAATGTATCAGAAAACACCCTAAAAGCAGGTGTAAATTTTGTAAATCCACTTGCACGTGTAATCAAAATGTCAATCAAAACTCAAGAAATAAAAGAACGGATGGAGGTTCCGTCGAAGGAGGGTTTAGCGGTAGGTTTAGAAATTAGTGCACTCTTCCATTTAAACCCAGATAAAGCTGCTGAAGTTTATAAAACAGTCGGTGAAAATTACGTTGGAATAATATTAGAACCACAATTCCGTTCTGTAACCCGTGGAGTTACGGCTGGCTATGAAGCAAAGGCACTTTATACATCAGAGCGGGAAATTCTTGGACAACAGATCACTGCAGGATTACAAAATTTAGTAGCCCCACGAGGAATCACAATTGAAGTAACTCCGTTAAGGCAAGTTGTACTTCCTGCCGGTTTGACTGCGGCGATCGAGGAAAAGCTCCGCGCAGAACAAGAAAGTCAACGCATGCAGTGGGTGTTAACTAAAGAAAAACAGGAAGCCGACCGAAAAGCTATCGAAGCTCAGGGTATTTCCAATTTTCAAAAAATTGTTGCCCAAGGTATAAGCGACCCGTTATTGAGATGGAAAGGAATCGAAGCTACAATGAAAATTGCAGAATCGAATAATTCAAAAATCGTGATTATCGGCAGCGGTAAAGACGGACTCCCAATAATTTTAGATACAAAGTAACGGTTTACAAACCGATTGTGGAAATATAATCGTCGATATCGTAGCGCTTGTTTTCATCTTCAAAGATGGGCAGCAGTTTCGATTTTTTATATTTTAACAGTAGTGGTATAGCAACAAGAGCTGCCAGAAGGGCTGTGATAGTGATGGTTTTCATAAGCGACCTCATTTTTATTGGATGCAGATTAGTATTTCGGATTCTACCAGTTCCATATAAACGATGGTAAAATAATGTTGGTTTTCTAATTCCTGAATTAGAATTTGCTCCCAATCTTTTTTGACTTGTTTGGGAATGGGCGAAAAGTAATATTTTATTTTGTCCATATTATTATTCCTGCCCCAATAAAATAATATTTAACTACATGCACTGTGTCAACAGTCACCAATAAAACTAAAAAAGCCGACTCGAATAATAGTCGGCTTTTTCGCTCTGAATTATAACTTCAGATTTTTAAAAGCTCTGACACAAATCACATTCTGACGATGACGTCAAAATTCAATCAGTGGTTATGACCTTCCGAGTCTTCTTTCTTAGTTTTACCCTGAATTTTATCGAGTTGCTCGGGTGTAAACTCGCTCCCCTCTTCCATAACGACACCTGTGGCTGTGAACATAACAACTTTTTGGTCGCCCTTTATTTTATCAATAAATTCTGCCGGTTCTCCTGCTTCCTCAAGCCAATGTTTGTAAGTTGCTTCCTTAACAGTTTCGCGATTTACTTTTCCTTGGATTTTTACTTTCTTCCCTTTTGAATCATAAGGGACAAAGAAACTATACCCTTCGAATTTAACACGCATCATCTCTTTGCCGTCGGATATCTCCATCCAGCAACCTTTGGTTTGACAAACTGAAACGACAGTACCTTCAATAAGTATTTCTTTGTTTTTGAATTTTCCTGGATTACTTACAGCATCTTTGAATTTAGTTATTTTTTTAGCAGTTAAATCTTTACCATAATTTTTTGATGGTTTATCATCTGCAAAAGATAAGAAAGATGCAAATAATGATATTATGATTGTGATAATTAAGATTGATTTTGTTTTCATGAACTATTCCTTTTAATTTTGTTTATGATTATTTGTGTGAATTTAAAAAATACTTCTCTAATCACTTCGTGTTGTGAATGAGAATGTGTAAGGATTTTGCAATTGGTCTTGAGTTTTTGACCGTAACGACGTACTTATTGTTACAGTGTAGGTTGTATTCGGTGCATAAAGTTGATCTCGATAAAACGAGAATGAATTATAGTAGTAAGAAAAATAACCACTAACTGCCGGAGATATTGTAAAACTCTGACGCACAGTTGAGGTATCTATAGGTAAACTGAATCCGCAGGAAATTGGAGTACTTCGATCAACATTTATCTGCCCCCCATATGGACTGTTATAATAAATTCTAAACGGTCGAGTTTTAAATTTAATTTTTATCTCGTTAGGTAAAACATTATTAAATATATCCTTTAATGACTTTGTGAATGTAATCTCATACCAAGTACTTGCTTTAAATCCATTCTGAGGAACAAATGCTACGAAACGGTTTGGGAAATAATCAAATTGCCATCTGCCAAGAACGGATGGCGAAATTGTTACAGATGATTTTAATGAATTTGAATCAATTTCTGAATTAAATTCAAATCTTACTATGGTCGGATTATAATATGCCGAATCTCCATTCTTAGGTTCCGATTCTATAAGTCGCAATTTTGGTTCGGGAATTAAAACCTTTTTGTAGTCTTCAGAGAGATTTAGATTTGTTACATCCCGGACACTTTTATCCACTATTATCAAATACTGTTTTGCAACTTTAAAATTTCCGTAAATAGGCCATTCAAAAGTTTGTCCGTCCGCCGAATATGCGCCATAAGTGCTTAACTGCGGATAATCATTCTCAGTGGAGGAAATTGTAACATTAGGTATCACCGAATAACTGACCATAATCTTATTAAAACTGATGAGCAACCGACCTGGTCTATAACCAACTGGTAATGAATCATTTTGCTTACCAGGTAACATGTTCCACCGACCATATGGTCGAGGAGAATCGATCCAAACCCATATAACCTTTGGTTGAATCGAAGGATTTGTTGGATCATCTCTGTAATCCTGTGACAATTCTTGCGGGCCTTCTTTGCAAGATAAAAACAGAAACGTAAATATGAAACACAGAACTAAATTCATACTTTTCATACGACACCTCTTCTTTGGTTATTATGGTGATAATATATTGAGAAAATATCAAAAAACAAATCCCATAAAAACGAAAAACCCAGCCTCCAATTTCGGGAGGATGGGTTTTTGCGGGGCCGACCCCGTAAATTTCACTGCGTTCAATTAACGGGACAAGCGAGACTTCCCGATTCCGTTTCATTCGCTTTATCTCTCTTTCCCTTTTCAATGTCTCTCGTTTTGTACCATAACCTTCAGTATAAACTATGTTCCAGGGGCGCTTACTTTTTGTCGATCTACTCCATCCCATATTATGTCTTTCTAATCTCCACAATACATCCGGTGTTGAACCGATATACCCCATAAATTCAAAAACCCAGCTTCCGTTTCGGGAGGATGGGTTTTTGCGGGGCCGACCCCGTAAATTTCACTGCGTTCAATTAACGGGACAAGCGAGACTTCCCGATTCCGTTTCATTCGCTTTATCTCTCTTTCCCTTTTCAATGCCTCTCGTTTTGTACCATAACTTTCAGTATAAACTATTTTCCAGGGTCGCTTACTTTTTGTCGATCTACTTCATCCCATATTATGTCTTTCTAATCTCCACAATACATCCGGTGTTGAACCGATATACCCCATAAATTCAAAAACCCAGCTTCCGTTTCGGGAGGATGGGTTTTTGCGGGGCCGACGAGACTCGAACTCGCAACTTCCGCCGTGACAGGGCGGCGCTCTAACCAGTTGAACTACGGCCCCAATTTTAACACGATTAATATACAAATAATTCTATACACTTGCAAAAAATAACTGAAAAATTAACTTGCTTTTCTCATAAATAATAATTATAATTTTATGAGTTTAAGCTGCATAAACAACTTTATGGATATGAATAAATTTACAAAACATATCATAATCTTTATTGTTTTATTTTTCTATACTTTAGAAGGGGCAGCTTACGGTAATTATTCACTCAATTTAATCTTTGCAACATTTCTTGATTCCAAAGATTCCCCCGAAGTAAATAATTGTTCTCAGGATATCCGTCCGATTTGGACACAGAAGAAACATACACAGGAAAACAATCAACCAGCGCCACTCCAAATTTATTCTTCAACACTTCTATCTTATAAAAATATTTTAAATCATACTCCTTTATGGATTTGTGAATTCGGGTTAATATCTTCTGAATATTTTTTTGAAAATAAAGACCGTTCGCCACCACTTTCCTGACGTTATTTAAATAATTAATTTCCTAGTAATTAGTTGCACTATGAACATTTCAATCAAAAATTATAAAATGAGGTTACTATGAAAACTTATTCGACACTGCTTAAAATATTTATTACCAAGGGAAGGGAGCATTTCATTAATATTCTCTATTTCGTACTAGCTAGTATCTTATTATCTACACATTCACAAGCCTCCTATCAAGAACAAACAAATTCTCTGCGCGAACGTGCAATGAAAGCTAATCAGCAACTTCGCGATTATAAACAGAGAATCGCGAACGAAGCTAAAAAAGAAAATCTTTATAAACAATCATCCTCACCAAACAAGGTTGGAATTCAGATCGACTTAAACTATAAAACCTCTTCCAATATAATCTTTTACGACAACATGGAAGGAGGTATTGGCGGATGGACAACGGTTGCTTATTCCAATTCCGATATCTGGCACCAAACTAATTTAAATTCATCTTCACCCTCTACGAGCTGGTGGATCGGCATTGAACAGCAAGAAAACTACGATAACGGAACAAGAATTAACAACGCACTAATCTCCCCGCCGATTAATTTAAGTGGCACTGTAGGTACAATCAATTTGTTATTCACAGAGAATTACACAACAGAATTGGGTTGGGACTACTGTATGGTGGATGTTACGACTGATGGTGGCGCAAACTGGTCGCACTTAAGGGGTGGATACGGTGCCGCTCCTTCGGGCACAAGCGATGGTTGGATAATTACTACACTTGACCTAAACGCTTATGCCGGTCGAATGGTCCAAATACGCTTTTACTTCGATACAGGAGACCAATTGTTCAATGAATTTCCAGGTTGGTTCGTTGACGATGTAATTATCTTCGACCAAAGCGGTACGATAACGGGTAAAAAATTCTTCGACGTCAACAATAACAGTATAAAAGATATTGGGGAACGTGGAGTTAAAGATTGGTTAATCACAGCAACTGGGCAGGGCATTTCGCTTACGACCCGCACTAATTACCGCGGTAAATATTGGCTGCCTCTTCCGCTCGGCAGTTATACGCTTACTGAAACGCCTAAACCAAATTGGGTACAAACTTATCCACAATCGGGTCAATGGAATATTAATCTCGCAACTCCCGATACTCTTGTAGATAGTATCCACTTTGGTAATTACACTCATGCCAGTTTTATTAATGGTGTTAAATTTTACGACCTAAATCGGAGCGGTACGTATGACGGTGGAGATACACTAATCGGAGAATGGAAAATTCTTTTAACCGATACTCTCGGTAACTTTATCGATTACGACCGTACAGACTCCCTCGGACAATATCAATTATATGTTTATGAACCGGGTATGTACATCGTTATGGAGAACACGAAAAAAGGTTGGGTACAAACTTATCCGGCTGAAGAATTTTATACTATTGGAATTCCTGATTTATTCTCAACAGTAGATGGTAAAGATTTTGGTAACTATTATGACCCAACCGTAAATGGAATATTAGGGCAAAAATTTCATGACCGTAACAGAAATCGTATCAGAGACCAAAACGAAGAATGTTTAGCTGGATTTAAAATTCGGTTGTACAGACAAGGCTCAGGTGGTAAATACAGTCTCTACAAAAAATCTAAGACCGATAGCAGCGGTTACTATCAGTTTTTAAACATCCCCGAAGGAATTTTTAAAGTATCGGAAACACCGTTACTCGGCTGGTATCAATCGTACCCCGAGTCGTGCTACATGCTAACGATGATCCCCGATGGCAAATTCGATACACTAGATTTTGGAAATTACCAAATTGAATCCAGCTCGATAGCGGGTATGAAGTTCAACGACATAAATGGAAACGGAGTTAAAGATGCAGGTGAGCCTGGTTTGAATAACTGGACAATTATACTTAGCGGTTTTACTATCTACGAAACTACTACCAACATTGCTAATATTACCGATTCAGACGGAAATTATGGTTTTACGGGAATTTGGCCCGGTAAGTACTCGGTGAGTGAAGTATGGAAACCTTACTGGAGACAAACTCTTCCAACATACTTTAGGCCCTATTTTGTCAACCTTGGCGCCGAAAGCCATTTAGGAGATATAAATTTCGGTAACACATCGGACAGTAACTTCACACTTACATTCAGAACATTTCTACCTGATAGTTTAGCCCTTGCCGTTGACCAGAAAAATAAACACAATTTAATAAAACCGAAACCCGATAAGACCGAATTTACAATTACGCTACATAATGATCATTCATTGCCAGCTCACGGGCTTATTGTTCATACATCAAAGTCAATGATTCCATCGACGTTAACTTGCTCGAAACCTGGAGCTATTGAATTCCTCGATGCGAAATTAAAGAGGATTAAAATAACATTCATAGAGTATGTGCAACCGGGCGATTCTGTTGTTTTACACGGATATTCACGTAAGATAGGCGTACAGCATGCCTCAACACAAAAGTGGTTGATTGCAGGAGGAGGAGTATATGTAGGACACTTGCAAACCTTTACGAACGAGTACTGGCTTCCAATGCCTAATGCTATAAACTTTTTAGCAGCGGGCGCTGGAACTAACCTTAAAGTTGGTGTGGGCGGACCACATTCCGTTGTACATCCGAATTATAAGCATGTTCAAAAATCATTGGTCGAAAAGAATGACCGAATGCATAT
Coding sequences:
- the purH gene encoding bifunctional phosphoribosylaminoimidazolecarboxamide formyltransferase/IMP cyclohydrolase; the encoded protein is MENNNLVKIKRVLISVSEKTGITDFAKKLLKWKVEIISTGGTLKTLQAEGIPAKSVSEITGFPEILDGRVKTLNPKIHAALLAVADNPVHQKELTELSIEPIDLIVVNLYPFEKTVAQPNITFPEAIEQIDVGGPTMLRAAAKNFKFKTAVVNPIRYHSILEEMEKYNGCISLATRFELAQEVFQHTARYDAMIAKYYAAHGEKKSKMPETLSIVLRKVSELRYGENPHQAAALYGDFYNYFEKIHGKELSFNNIVDIEAAVELVDEFEEPTAAIIKHTNPCGVGSDGQLVEAYNKALATDPKAAFGGVIVFNRILDYKTANLLNDLFTEVIIAPAFDPEVLEFMRRKKDRRLIRYIKSIDEELNIKKIAGGLLVQEFDREKLNKDRFKVVTNRQPTNAEFDAMLYGWRVVKHLKSNAIVLSTTDRTIGVGAGQMSRVDSTKFAILKSKKAKLETKGTAMASDGFFPFPDAVKEAFKAGVTAVIQPGGSIRDAEVIKIANDKNMTMVFTGIRHFKH
- the purN gene encoding phosphoribosylglycinamide formyltransferase gives rise to the protein MADKLKIAVLASGRGSNFQALLESIESGLIKDAEVVCLISNNSDAGVLKIAKNKNISAHHISRKQFSTGAEFDNTILNVLLQCEVNFIVLAGYMKLLDVSIIKKFQNRIINIHPALLPQFGGKGMYGRFVHDAVIASGEKYSGATVHIVDEKYDNGSIVLQERIALVENETSETLAAKVLEIEHRILPQAVRLFAEGKVEITNGKIKIHHNGK
- a CDS encoding LD-carboxypeptidase, which codes for MTIVKPKALKKGDTIGIVAPASPHSSNDKLNRGIRYLEQLGYKLVIGKHINDKLGYLAGTDKGRASDINNFFSDKKIKAIFCTRGGYGSHRILEQIDYDIIKRNPKIFVGYSDITALQLAILKKTGLITFAGPMLVTDLSKKLSADSEEHFWKCLTSPNPMGVINLFENQTLKVLTHGKVAGKIIGGNLSVIAALAGTSYLPSFINSILIFEDIDERPYRIDRMLHQLNLADLLDNLSGVILGDFSTCLPEKDKPSLKLEEIFKSVLKNIPIIMDIKFGHIPNSITIPYGINVKLDTKKNEISFLESAVTDF
- a CDS encoding prohibitin family protein, whose amino-acid sequence is MLFIFLIIVAIVAFITWKNSSRKFKTEGNKVYQGSAGIAQIVTAVAFILAITQIFTVIPAGNVGVVDFLGNVSENTLKAGVNFVNPLARVIKMSIKTQEIKERMEVPSKEGLAVGLEISALFHLNPDKAAEVYKTVGENYVGIILEPQFRSVTRGVTAGYEAKALYTSEREILGQQITAGLQNLVAPRGITIEVTPLRQVVLPAGLTAAIEEKLRAEQESQRMQWVLTKEKQEADRKAIEAQGISNFQKIVAQGISDPLLRWKGIEATMKIAESNNSKIVIIGSGKDGLPIILDTK
- a CDS encoding DUF4920 domain-containing protein, which translates into the protein MKTKSILIITIIISLFASFLSFADDKPSKNYGKDLTAKKITKFKDAVSNPGKFKNKEILIEGTVVSVCQTKGCWMEISDGKEMMRVKFEGYSFFVPYDSKGKKVKIQGKVNRETVKEATYKHWLEEAGEPAEFIDKIKGDQKVVMFTATGVVMEEGSEFTPEQLDKIQGKTKKEDSEGHNH
- a CDS encoding Ig-like domain-containing protein, whose translation is MKSMNLVLCFIFTFLFLSCKEGPQELSQDYRDDPTNPSIQPKVIWVWIDSPRPYGRWNMLPGKQNDSLPVGYRPGRLLISFNKIMVSYSVIPNVTISSTENDYPQLSTYGAYSADGQTFEWPIYGNFKVAKQYLIIVDKSVRDVTNLNLSEDYKKVLIPEPKLRLIESEPKNGDSAYYNPTIVRFEFNSEIDSNSLKSSVTISPSVLGRWQFDYFPNRFVAFVPQNGFKASTWYEITFTKSLKDIFNNVLPNEIKIKFKTRPFRIYYNSPYGGQINVDRSTPISCGFSLPIDTSTVRQSFTISPAVSGYFSYYYNSFSFYRDQLYAPNTTYTVTISTSLRSKTQDQLQNPYTFSFTTRSD
- a CDS encoding GIY-YIG nuclease family protein produces the protein MGYIGSTPDVLWRLERHNMGWSRSTKSKRPWNIVYTEGYGTKRETLKREREIKRMKRNREVSLVPLIERSEIYGVGPAKTHPPEIGGWVFRFYGICFLIFSQYIITIITKEEVSYEKYEFSSVFHIYVSVFILQRRPARIVTGLQR
- a CDS encoding SdrD B-like domain-containing protein codes for the protein MKTYSTLLKIFITKGREHFINILYFVLASILLSTHSQASYQEQTNSLRERAMKANQQLRDYKQRIANEAKKENLYKQSSSPNKVGIQIDLNYKTSSNIIFYDNMEGGIGGWTTVAYSNSDIWHQTNLNSSSPSTSWWIGIEQQENYDNGTRINNALISPPINLSGTVGTINLLFTENYTTELGWDYCMVDVTTDGGANWSHLRGGYGAAPSGTSDGWIITTLDLNAYAGRMVQIRFYFDTGDQLFNEFPGWFVDDVIIFDQSGTITGKKFFDVNNNSIKDIGERGVKDWLITATGQGISLTTRTNYRGKYWLPLPLGSYTLTETPKPNWVQTYPQSGQWNINLATPDTLVDSIHFGNYTHASFINGVKFYDLNRSGTYDGGDTLIGEWKILLTDTLGNFIDYDRTDSLGQYQLYVYEPGMYIVMENTKKGWVQTYPAEEFYTIGIPDLFSTVDGKDFGNYYDPTVNGILGQKFHDRNRNRIRDQNEECLAGFKIRLYRQGSGGKYSLYKKSKTDSSGYYQFLNIPEGIFKVSETPLLGWYQSYPESCYMLTMIPDGKFDTLDFGNYQIESSSIAGMKFNDINGNGVKDAGEPGLNNWTIILSGFTIYETTTNIANITDSDGNYGFTGIWPGKYSVSEVWKPYWRQTLPTYFRPYFVNLGAESHLGDINFGNTSDSNFTLTFRTFLPDSLALAVDQKNKHNLIKPKPDKTEFTITLHNDHSLPAHGLIVHTSKSMIPSTLTCSKPGAIEFLDAKLKRIKITFIEYVQPGDSVVLHGYSRKIGVQHASTQKWLIAGGGVYVGHLQTFTNEYWLPMPNAINFLAAGAGTNLKVGVGGPHSVVHPNYKHVQKSLVEKNDRMHIGVARCLDKFSNNKSIRNEQKSLPPTKHNNKLFAEVIALRANILGSDYGITPAGFGNLIFDEGGTNPMNNSPIRTIADMLDIYMSSYKDTAQNPQCTMPPLFAGMDPETLWTKIRKINGAFSGPMDTVSFGAILELKGVKLLDEVPFLRLDSVALSMGNVPIFPVPTAIPEQFTLNQNYPNPFNPSTIIEFYLPQASIVTLKIYNTLGQEVATLLDRQEMEDGAQEVEFSSVNAQLSSGIYFYRIVAESVKDEDNPVGQKYVKIKKMLLLK